A genomic window from Geothermobacter ehrlichii includes:
- a CDS encoding complex I 24 kDa subunit family protein, with the protein MDIGTIDQIIDRHQGEAGSLIQVLLEIQSKNNWLPHEALVRVSERLNVPMSRIRHITTFYKTFSLVPRGRHEVHVCMGTACHVRGAERILDTVREVTGVGPGETDPELNFSVETVNCLGCCALGPVMVVDGQYHGNVDTAETAKVLKNCTCK; encoded by the coding sequence ATGGACATCGGAACCATCGATCAGATTATCGACAGGCACCAGGGCGAGGCCGGCTCGCTGATCCAGGTGCTGCTGGAAATCCAGAGCAAGAACAACTGGCTGCCTCACGAGGCACTGGTCAGGGTCAGCGAGCGGCTGAACGTTCCTATGAGCCGCATCCGGCACATCACCACCTTCTACAAGACCTTCAGCCTGGTCCCCCGGGGCCGCCACGAGGTCCATGTCTGCATGGGCACCGCCTGCCACGTTCGCGGCGCGGAGCGGATTCTCGATACCGTGCGCGAGGTGACCGGCGTCGGCCCCGGCGAAACCGATCCCGAGCTGAATTTCAGCGTCGAGACCGTCAACTGTCTCGGCTGCTGCGCCCTGGGACCGGTGATGGTCGTCGACGGTCAGTACCACGGCAACGTCGATACGGCCGAAACGGCGAAAGTACTGAAGAACTGCACCTGCAAATAA
- a CDS encoding ATP-binding protein has translation MFHRPQFQQLLQRCREPRRFIQVLAGPRQVGKTTLARQLMAELPQPVHFASADALTGEDRQWIRNQWEIARLQLATGRAQEGLLILDEVQKVPGWSEIVKSLWDEDTHKQTPLKVVILGSAPLLVQRGLTESLAGRFELIPVRPWSYSEMRDAFGLSVDEYIYFGGYPGAITLREDEERWRHYIQDALIETTISRDILLMSQVNKPALLRQLFYLACHYSGQILSYQKMLGQLQDAGNTTTLAHYLELLSGAGMVAGINKYAGQKVRQRGSSPKLQVMNMALMSALANQNFAAIRSTPELWGRWVESAIGAHLLNSSYEHGYELFYWRERGQEVDFVIRHRGKLLAIEIKSHQQPAPLGGMDTFVKSFAPEKTLLVGGDGLDIELFLSLDIKQWLP, from the coding sequence ATGTTTCACCGCCCGCAATTTCAGCAACTGCTGCAAAGGTGTCGCGAGCCCCGTCGCTTCATCCAGGTTCTGGCAGGCCCCCGCCAGGTGGGGAAAACCACCCTGGCCCGGCAGCTGATGGCAGAACTGCCGCAGCCGGTCCATTTCGCTTCTGCCGACGCTCTGACCGGCGAAGACCGGCAATGGATCCGCAACCAGTGGGAAATCGCCCGCTTGCAATTGGCAACCGGACGGGCGCAGGAGGGATTGCTGATTCTCGACGAGGTGCAGAAGGTTCCCGGCTGGTCGGAAATCGTCAAATCCCTGTGGGACGAAGACACCCACAAGCAGACGCCCCTGAAGGTCGTCATTCTCGGTTCGGCCCCGTTACTCGTGCAGCGGGGTCTGACCGAAAGCCTGGCCGGCCGCTTTGAACTGATTCCGGTCAGGCCCTGGAGCTACAGCGAAATGCGGGACGCTTTCGGGCTCTCTGTGGATGAATACATCTACTTCGGCGGCTATCCGGGAGCAATAACCCTGCGGGAAGATGAAGAACGCTGGCGACACTACATCCAGGACGCCCTGATCGAAACCACCATTTCGCGGGACATCCTGCTGATGTCCCAGGTCAACAAACCAGCGTTGCTGCGCCAGCTTTTCTACCTGGCCTGCCACTATTCGGGACAGATTCTTTCCTATCAGAAAATGCTCGGACAGTTGCAGGACGCTGGCAACACCACCACCCTGGCCCACTACCTGGAGCTGCTCTCCGGAGCGGGCATGGTGGCCGGGATCAACAAATACGCCGGGCAGAAAGTCCGGCAACGTGGCTCGAGCCCCAAACTGCAGGTCATGAACATGGCCCTCATGTCGGCTCTCGCCAATCAGAACTTCGCCGCCATCCGCAGTACCCCGGAGCTGTGGGGACGCTGGGTCGAATCAGCCATCGGTGCCCATCTGCTCAACAGCTCCTACGAACATGGATATGAACTGTTCTACTGGCGCGAACGCGGTCAGGAGGTCGATTTCGTCATCCGCCACCGGGGAAAACTGCTGGCCATCGAAATCAAAAGCCACCAGCAACCGGCCCCATTGGGGGGAATGGACACCTTCGTGAAAAGTTTCGCGCCGGAAAAAACCCTGCTGGTCGGCGGCGATGGCCTTGACATCGAACTGTTTCTCTCACTGGACATCAAACAATGGCTACCCTGA
- a CDS encoding universal stress protein, whose product MLEQKILVPLDGSPISAQTVKGLIAMKDYLATPLTLLHVLDLERLSCQGFPDRNYIEFSRRARKEAREFIDRQQQIFADAGMATETLVREGNARDVICALADSGDYDLLVIGRNPVSELRDLLFGQVANYVVHRVNCPVLVI is encoded by the coding sequence ATGCTCGAACAGAAGATACTGGTGCCCCTCGACGGCTCGCCCATCTCGGCCCAGACGGTCAAAGGCCTGATCGCCATGAAGGACTACCTGGCCACACCCCTGACCCTGCTGCACGTCCTCGACCTGGAACGTCTCTCCTGCCAGGGGTTCCCCGACAGGAACTACATCGAATTCAGCCGGCGGGCGCGGAAAGAGGCCCGGGAGTTCATCGACCGGCAACAGCAGATCTTCGCCGACGCCGGGATGGCGACCGAAACCCTGGTCCGGGAAGGAAACGCCCGCGACGTCATCTGCGCCCTCGCCGACAGCGGCGATTACGACCTGCTGGTCATCGGCCGCAATCCGGTCAGCGAACTGCGGGACCTGCTCTTCGGCCAGGTCGCCAACTACGTCGTCCACCGGGTGAACTGCCCGGTGCTGGTCATCTAG
- the nuoF gene encoding NADH-quinone oxidoreductase subunit NuoF, with amino-acid sequence MARIKSVADLEKLRTEILARRESERPSITLCSGSACHATGCGPVAAAIEQELKKQGLGDKVDFRRTGCHGFCEQGPIAVIQPEGICYLRVKPEDVPEIVSETIVNGKRVERLLYADPATSEKIAREAEIPFYRHQQRLILGQNREIDPKSLEDYLAVGGFQALSRALFELTPEQVVDEVKRANLRGRGGAGFPTGVKWEFTRRAPGELKYVVVNCDEGDPGAYMDRSLMEGNPYAVIEGLMIGAYAIGASEGYVYVRQEYPLAVSNLEAALAKLEKYGLLGKKILGSGFDFTVRVHRGAGAFICGEETSLIKSLEGLPGEPKPRPPFPAVRGLWNRPTNINNVETWANIPLIINRGAEFFNSIGTEGSKGTKIFSLVGKVNNTGLVEVAMGATLRDIIYKIGGGIPGGKKFKAVQTGGPSGGCIPESLLDTAVDFDELTRAGAMMGSGGMIVMDEDTCLVDLARYFLGFLSDESCGKCTPCREGIRQMLRILTDITRGQGQEDDLERLQELAETTRYASLCALGKTAPNPVLSTLNHFREEYEAHIREKRCPALACRELIAYHIDPEKCRACGACLRQCPAEAIDGGKKRIHVIDQDRCTRCGACLEACPEAFGAVSKLSGQPVPEPLPEEKRCIG; translated from the coding sequence ATGGCCAGGATAAAATCAGTTGCCGACCTGGAAAAACTCCGCACCGAAATCCTCGCCCGGAGAGAGTCGGAACGCCCCAGCATCACACTCTGCTCCGGCAGCGCCTGCCACGCGACCGGCTGTGGTCCGGTCGCCGCGGCGATCGAACAGGAGCTGAAGAAACAGGGGCTCGGCGACAAGGTCGATTTTCGCCGGACCGGCTGCCACGGCTTCTGCGAACAGGGCCCCATCGCCGTCATCCAGCCCGAGGGTATCTGCTACCTCAGGGTCAAGCCGGAAGATGTTCCGGAAATCGTCAGTGAAACGATCGTCAACGGGAAGCGGGTCGAACGGCTGCTCTACGCCGATCCCGCCACCAGCGAAAAGATCGCCCGCGAAGCCGAGATTCCCTTCTACAGGCACCAGCAGCGGCTCATCCTCGGCCAGAACCGGGAGATCGACCCGAAGAGCCTCGAGGACTATCTCGCCGTCGGCGGCTTCCAGGCCCTGAGCCGGGCGCTGTTCGAGCTGACACCGGAGCAGGTCGTCGACGAAGTGAAGCGGGCGAACCTGCGCGGCCGCGGCGGCGCCGGCTTTCCCACCGGCGTGAAATGGGAATTCACCCGCAGGGCGCCCGGCGAGCTGAAATACGTGGTCGTCAACTGCGACGAGGGCGACCCCGGAGCCTACATGGACCGCTCGCTGATGGAGGGGAATCCCTACGCGGTGATCGAGGGGCTGATGATCGGCGCCTACGCCATCGGCGCCAGCGAAGGCTATGTCTACGTGCGCCAGGAATATCCGCTGGCGGTCAGCAATCTCGAAGCCGCCCTCGCCAAGCTGGAAAAATACGGCCTGCTGGGGAAGAAAATCCTCGGCTCCGGCTTCGACTTCACGGTCAGGGTGCATCGCGGCGCGGGCGCCTTCATCTGCGGCGAGGAGACTTCGCTGATCAAGTCCCTGGAAGGCCTGCCGGGCGAGCCGAAACCACGGCCGCCCTTCCCGGCGGTCCGCGGATTGTGGAACCGGCCGACCAACATCAACAATGTCGAAACCTGGGCCAACATTCCGCTGATCATCAACCGTGGGGCCGAATTCTTCAACTCCATCGGCACCGAGGGGAGCAAGGGGACCAAGATCTTCTCCCTGGTCGGCAAGGTGAACAACACCGGCCTGGTCGAGGTGGCGATGGGCGCCACCCTGCGCGACATCATCTACAAGATCGGCGGCGGTATTCCCGGCGGCAAGAAGTTCAAGGCGGTGCAGACCGGCGGTCCTTCCGGTGGCTGCATCCCGGAATCGCTGCTGGACACCGCTGTCGACTTCGACGAGCTGACCCGGGCCGGCGCCATGATGGGCTCGGGCGGCATGATCGTCATGGACGAGGACACCTGCCTGGTCGACCTGGCGCGCTACTTTCTCGGCTTTCTCAGCGACGAGTCCTGCGGCAAGTGCACCCCCTGCCGCGAGGGCATCAGGCAGATGCTCAGGATTCTGACCGACATCACCCGCGGGCAGGGGCAGGAGGACGACCTCGAGCGCCTGCAGGAGCTGGCCGAAACCACCAGGTACGCCTCCCTCTGCGCCCTGGGCAAGACCGCCCCCAACCCGGTTCTCAGCACCCTCAACCACTTCCGGGAAGAGTACGAGGCGCACATCAGGGAGAAGCGCTGTCCGGCCCTGGCCTGCAGGGAGCTGATCGCCTACCATATCGATCCGGAGAAGTGCCGGGCCTGCGGCGCCTGTCTCCGCCAGTGCCCGGCCGAAGCGATCGACGGCGGCAAGAAACGGATTCACGTCATCGACCAGGACAGGTGCACCAGGTGCGGCGCCTGCCTGGAGGCCTGCCCCGAAGCCTTCGGCGCCGTCAGCAAGCTGTCCGGCCAGCCCGTTCCCGAGCCTCTCCCCGAAGAGAAGCGATGCATAGGATGA
- a CDS encoding hydrogenase iron-sulfur subunit gives MAGFEYRPNVIGFLCTWUAYAAADLSGVSRQQYTTETKIIRVMCTGRVDLSFVLRAFARGADGVFIGGCWPGECHYVTEGNYDALFNMHLCRKLLEQIGVNPLRLRLEWIAASEGARYAEVMNDFGRQLKGFGPLGEGEGLDRDTLKLKLEALNRMVPYIKLVERERLRVRFATQEEYADYFAGEDFDRLFRELLLDKLNITLLTLLLRDRQLSSGEIAQALDLPPAEAARHLKNSTMYGLVRFDEKQKRFALA, from the coding sequence ATGGCAGGATTTGAGTACAGGCCCAACGTCATCGGCTTTCTGTGCACCTGGTGAGCGTACGCGGCTGCGGACCTGTCTGGAGTTTCCAGGCAACAATACACCACTGAAACCAAGATCATCCGGGTCATGTGCACCGGCCGGGTCGACCTCTCCTTCGTGCTGCGCGCCTTTGCACGGGGCGCGGACGGGGTCTTCATCGGCGGCTGCTGGCCGGGCGAGTGTCACTACGTTACCGAGGGGAACTACGACGCTCTGTTCAACATGCACCTGTGCCGCAAGCTTCTCGAACAGATCGGGGTCAATCCGCTGCGGCTGCGGCTCGAATGGATCGCCGCCTCGGAAGGGGCCCGCTATGCCGAGGTGATGAACGACTTCGGCAGGCAGCTCAAGGGCTTCGGTCCGCTCGGCGAGGGCGAAGGCCTCGACCGGGATACCCTGAAGCTCAAGCTGGAAGCACTGAACAGGATGGTGCCCTACATCAAGCTGGTGGAGCGTGAACGGCTGCGAGTGAGATTCGCCACCCAGGAGGAGTATGCCGACTATTTCGCCGGCGAGGACTTCGACCGGCTGTTCAGGGAGCTGCTGCTCGACAAGCTGAACATCACCCTGCTGACGCTGCTGCTGCGGGACCGGCAGCTCTCCAGCGGGGAAATCGCCCAGGCCCTCGACCTGCCGCCAGCCGAGGCGGCCAGGCACCTGAAGAATTCGACCATGTACGGGCTGGTCCGGTTCGACGAGAAGCAGAAACGCTTCGCCCTGGCGTGA
- the fdhD gene encoding formate dehydrogenase accessory sulfurtransferase FdhD: MTKQPFARKIVRVVQGQPEPTQRQVVEEYPLRLRINGHDLATLVCSPHQLHFLVAGFLRLQGFIDSLDDILIMGICQDDALAELRLRTQVPDRLQPTLTSGCGTGIFFNLPENLLRPPSPTTRFYHADALLRCMHELQQRAEHYRSHGGIHSAAIGDADGLLLHAEDIGRHNTLDRLAGEALFRTIELRDRILISSGRISSEMVAKAARLGIGLIASRTSPTDKAIDLCQQAGITLVGYLRSQRMDIFTHPQQLRFAQATV, translated from the coding sequence ATGACCAAGCAGCCTTTCGCACGCAAGATCGTACGGGTGGTCCAGGGACAGCCGGAACCGACGCAGCGGCAGGTGGTGGAAGAATATCCCCTGCGTCTGCGCATCAACGGTCACGATTTGGCGACCCTGGTCTGCTCACCTCACCAGCTCCATTTCCTGGTCGCCGGCTTTCTGCGCCTGCAGGGCTTCATCGACAGCCTCGACGACATCCTGATCATGGGCATCTGCCAGGACGACGCCCTGGCCGAACTGCGTCTGCGGACGCAGGTTCCCGACCGGCTGCAACCGACCCTGACCTCCGGCTGTGGCACCGGCATCTTCTTCAACCTGCCCGAAAACCTGCTCCGTCCGCCGTCACCAACAACCCGCTTCTACCACGCCGACGCGCTGCTGCGCTGCATGCACGAACTGCAGCAGCGGGCCGAACACTACCGCAGCCACGGCGGCATCCACTCGGCGGCCATCGGCGATGCCGACGGCCTGCTGCTGCACGCCGAGGACATCGGCCGCCACAACACCCTCGACCGGCTGGCCGGCGAGGCCCTGTTCCGAACAATCGAACTGCGCGACCGGATACTGATCAGCTCCGGACGAATCTCCAGCGAAATGGTCGCCAAGGCGGCGCGGCTCGGCATCGGCCTGATCGCCTCGCGCACCTCGCCGACCGACAAGGCGATCGACCTCTGCCAGCAGGCCGGCATCACCCTGGTCGGTTACCTGCGGAGCCAGCGCATGGACATATTCACCCATCCGCAGCAGCTGCGGTTTGCGCAAGCGACGGTCTGA
- a CDS encoding acyl-CoA dehydrogenase family protein produces the protein MTVHATPPGGGFLLDETAVPFIPEDFSLEQRQIAETTEAFIRNEILPDLDRLEEQDFALLRAKLRRCADLGLFLVDIPERYGGLELDKATSMLVAETIGPSGSFAITSSGQTGIGSLPLVYYGTAEQKERYLAKLTSGEWIAAYCLTEPDCGSDPLSARTTATLSEDGSCYLLNGVKQFITNAAFADLFTVFAKIDGRQFSAFLVERDSPGLSVGAEERKMGLKGTSTAQVILDNVRVPRQNLLGEAGQGHKIAFNVLNIGRLKLAATVVGAAKGALAEAATYAGERKQFGRLLREFGAIREKLADMSAALFAAESVLYRVAGLLDARIATLDRDTDDYPRRYRQAIEEYAGECAIAKVFCSEALGRIADEALQIHGGYGYIRDYPVERYYRDQRINRIFEGTNEINRLLIPNLLLRRADEKRLELWERVRTVEDDLTTGKLEECGQDLLAKTKTLYLLLLGAVRQRHREQEILLALGDMAIDIFALESVLLRTDKARTRVSPARRQLLQAAARTASFELAARIGTAAARCAAYAAVEADPAGMQPIVSRLSACPTTGLLESKRLLAAATSDTGGYPF, from the coding sequence ATGACCGTTCACGCCACACCGCCCGGCGGCGGCTTTCTGCTCGACGAAACTGCCGTCCCGTTCATCCCGGAGGATTTCTCCCTGGAGCAGCGGCAGATCGCCGAGACCACCGAAGCCTTCATCCGCAACGAAATCCTCCCCGACCTCGACCGGCTGGAGGAGCAGGACTTCGCCCTGCTGCGCGCCAAGCTGCGCCGCTGCGCCGACCTCGGCCTGTTTCTGGTCGACATCCCGGAGCGATACGGTGGCCTGGAGCTCGACAAGGCGACCAGCATGCTGGTGGCGGAGACGATCGGCCCGAGCGGCTCCTTCGCCATCACCTCCAGCGGCCAGACCGGGATCGGCTCGCTGCCGCTGGTCTATTACGGCACCGCCGAGCAGAAGGAAAGATACCTGGCAAAGCTGACCAGCGGCGAGTGGATCGCCGCCTACTGCCTGACCGAACCCGACTGCGGCAGCGATCCGTTGAGCGCCCGCACCACCGCCACCCTGAGCGAAGACGGCAGCTGCTACCTGCTCAACGGGGTCAAGCAGTTCATCACCAACGCCGCCTTCGCCGACCTGTTCACCGTCTTCGCCAAGATCGACGGTCGGCAGTTCTCGGCCTTTCTGGTCGAGCGCGACAGCCCCGGGCTGAGCGTCGGCGCCGAAGAGCGGAAGATGGGCCTCAAGGGGACCTCGACCGCCCAGGTCATCCTCGACAATGTCCGGGTGCCGCGGCAGAACCTGCTCGGCGAGGCGGGCCAGGGACATAAGATCGCCTTCAACGTGCTCAATATCGGCCGGCTGAAGCTGGCCGCCACGGTGGTCGGCGCCGCAAAGGGCGCCCTGGCCGAAGCGGCGACCTATGCCGGCGAGCGGAAACAGTTCGGCCGGCTGCTGCGGGAATTCGGCGCCATCCGCGAAAAACTGGCCGACATGAGCGCCGCCCTGTTCGCCGCCGAATCGGTCCTCTACCGGGTCGCCGGACTGCTCGACGCCCGGATCGCGACCCTCGACCGCGACACCGACGACTATCCCCGGCGCTACCGGCAGGCGATCGAGGAGTATGCCGGCGAATGCGCCATCGCCAAGGTCTTCTGCAGCGAAGCGCTGGGCCGGATCGCCGACGAGGCGCTGCAGATCCACGGCGGCTACGGCTATATCCGCGACTACCCGGTGGAGCGCTACTACCGGGATCAGCGCATCAACCGGATTTTCGAGGGCACCAACGAAATCAACAGGCTGCTGATTCCCAACCTGCTGCTGCGCCGGGCCGACGAGAAACGCCTCGAACTCTGGGAGCGGGTCCGGACGGTCGAGGACGACCTCACCACCGGCAAGCTGGAGGAATGCGGGCAGGATTTGCTCGCGAAGACGAAGACTCTCTATCTGCTGTTGCTCGGGGCGGTTCGGCAACGGCACCGGGAGCAGGAGATTCTGCTGGCGCTGGGCGACATGGCCATCGACATCTTCGCCCTGGAGAGCGTGCTGCTGCGTACGGACAAGGCCCGGACGCGTGTCAGCCCGGCCAGGCGGCAACTGCTGCAGGCCGCCGCCCGCACCGCCAGCTTCGAGCTCGCCGCCCGGATCGGCACCGCCGCCGCCCGCTGCGCCGCCTATGCCGCTGTCGAAGCGGATCCGGCCGGGATGCAACCGATCGTCTCCCGACTCAGCGCCTGTCCGACAACCGGGCTGCTGGAGTCGAAACGTCTGCTGGCCGCGGCCACCAGTGACACGGGAGGGTACCCGTTCTGA
- a CDS encoding 2Fe-2S iron-sulfur cluster-binding protein — MSDFFLQIDGKKVAAKPGMTLLEAAQTAGITIPTLCHHEQLEPYGACRICTVELEAQGRTGYVAACTHPAEADQVVRTRSEQLDRIRRVLLEQMLSHAPDSEELLELAGEYGADPGRYEKEASFCILCGLCVRYCAEVKQKHAVGFFDRGAKREINFIPEIAVKECWDCKECFPLCPTSALQAAYVLIESLMAPPQAESCGGCSGHG; from the coding sequence ATGAGTGATTTTTTCCTGCAGATCGACGGAAAGAAGGTCGCCGCCAAGCCCGGCATGACCCTTCTCGAAGCGGCCCAGACGGCCGGGATCACCATCCCCACCCTCTGCCACCACGAACAGCTGGAGCCCTACGGGGCCTGCCGCATCTGCACGGTGGAGCTGGAAGCGCAGGGACGAACCGGTTATGTCGCCGCCTGCACCCATCCGGCGGAAGCCGACCAGGTGGTCAGGACCCGGAGCGAACAGCTGGACAGAATCCGCCGGGTGCTGCTCGAACAGATGCTGTCCCACGCTCCCGACTCGGAGGAGCTGCTGGAACTGGCCGGCGAATACGGCGCCGATCCCGGACGTTATGAAAAGGAGGCCTCTTTCTGTATCCTCTGCGGCCTCTGTGTGCGATACTGTGCCGAAGTCAAGCAGAAGCACGCCGTCGGCTTTTTCGACCGGGGGGCGAAACGCGAAATCAACTTCATCCCGGAGATCGCCGTCAAGGAATGCTGGGACTGCAAGGAATGCTTTCCGCTCTGCCCCACTTCGGCGCTGCAGGCCGCGTACGTGCTGATCGAGTCGCTGATGGCGCCGCCGCAAGCAGAATCCTGCGGCGGCTGTTCGGGACACGGATGA
- a CDS encoding feruloyl-CoA synthase, translating into MSTAEFAPLDFAPPLVNLEGSAETGFLLSSPQPLGAYPDSLGRMLRHWAEQAPERIFLAERQADGAWRRLSYAEAERQARAIAQALLDRGLGSERPLMILSGNAIDHALLMLGGFFSGVPVVPVSVAYSLLSRDFSKLRHIFAETTPGLIYVADGEAFAPALASLDLDGVDVVASRGEVAGTATTPFASLLETPVTAAVDRAFAQVGTDTIAKILYTSGSTGTPKGVINTHGMLCANQKMLEQVWPFVTRTPPVLLDWLPWSHTFGGNHNFNLVLKQGGTFYIDDGKPAPGLVEKTLKNLAEISPTIYFNVPVGYAMLLPHLEQDEKLRRSFFSRLQLIFYAGAALPQDLWERLEKVSIRATGKKVVMTSSWGATETAPLATAAHFPLEKAGVIGIPCPGITLKMLPNGDNFELRVKGPNVTPGYFRRPDLTAAAFDEDGFYRIGDAGRFVDPEDPAKGIAFAGRVAEDFKLSSGTWVRVGPLRVAVLAAAAPALQFALVTGHDRDFVGILGWPNLAACKQLCPDVADDIAPEELIRRPEIEEHLRRTLRKFNAGQQGSSTRIARVMLMSEPPDIDAGEITDKGYINQRAALQRRRKLVERLYAEPPAPGVIVL; encoded by the coding sequence ATGAGTACCGCCGAATTCGCCCCCCTCGATTTCGCCCCGCCCCTGGTCAACCTCGAAGGCTCCGCCGAAACCGGTTTTCTGCTCAGCTCGCCCCAGCCCCTCGGTGCCTATCCGGACAGCCTCGGCCGGATGCTGCGCCACTGGGCCGAACAGGCTCCGGAGCGGATCTTTCTCGCTGAACGGCAGGCCGACGGCGCCTGGCGCCGGCTGAGCTACGCCGAAGCCGAACGGCAGGCCCGCGCCATCGCCCAGGCCCTGCTCGACCGCGGCCTGGGCAGCGAGCGGCCGCTGATGATCCTTTCCGGCAACGCCATCGACCACGCCCTGCTGATGCTCGGCGGCTTCTTCAGCGGCGTGCCGGTGGTTCCGGTCTCGGTCGCCTATTCGCTGCTCAGCCGGGACTTCTCCAAGCTGCGCCACATCTTCGCCGAAACCACGCCGGGACTGATCTATGTCGCCGACGGCGAAGCCTTCGCCCCGGCGCTCGCCAGCCTCGATCTGGACGGCGTGGACGTCGTCGCCAGCCGGGGCGAGGTCGCCGGCACGGCCACCACGCCCTTCGCCAGCCTGCTCGAAACACCGGTCACCGCGGCCGTCGACCGGGCCTTCGCGCAGGTCGGAACGGATACCATCGCCAAGATCCTCTACACCTCCGGCTCGACCGGCACCCCCAAGGGGGTGATCAACACCCACGGCATGCTCTGCGCCAACCAGAAGATGCTCGAACAGGTCTGGCCCTTCGTCACCCGCACCCCGCCGGTGCTGCTCGACTGGCTCCCCTGGAGCCATACCTTCGGCGGCAACCACAATTTCAACCTGGTGCTCAAGCAGGGCGGCACCTTCTACATCGACGACGGCAAGCCGGCACCGGGACTGGTGGAAAAGACCCTGAAGAACCTGGCTGAAATCTCGCCGACCATCTATTTCAACGTCCCGGTCGGCTACGCCATGCTGCTGCCCCACCTGGAGCAGGACGAAAAACTGCGCCGCAGCTTCTTCAGCAGGCTGCAGCTGATCTTCTACGCCGGGGCGGCCCTGCCGCAGGATCTCTGGGAACGGCTGGAAAAGGTCTCCATCCGGGCCACCGGCAAAAAAGTGGTCATGACCTCCTCCTGGGGAGCGACCGAAACCGCGCCGCTGGCCACCGCCGCCCATTTTCCGCTGGAAAAAGCCGGCGTAATCGGCATCCCCTGCCCCGGCATCACCCTGAAGATGCTGCCGAACGGCGACAATTTCGAGCTGCGCGTCAAGGGCCCAAACGTCACTCCGGGCTACTTCCGCCGCCCCGACCTGACCGCCGCCGCCTTCGACGAGGACGGCTTCTACCGCATCGGCGACGCCGGCCGGTTCGTCGATCCCGAGGATCCGGCCAAGGGAATCGCCTTCGCCGGCCGGGTGGCCGAGGACTTCAAGCTGAGCAGCGGCACCTGGGTCCGGGTCGGCCCACTGCGGGTGGCCGTCCTCGCCGCCGCCGCCCCGGCGCTGCAGTTCGCCCTGGTGACCGGGCACGACCGGGATTTTGTCGGCATCCTCGGCTGGCCGAACCTCGCCGCCTGCAAACAGCTGTGCCCGGACGTCGCCGACGACATCGCCCCGGAAGAACTGATCCGCCGCCCCGAAATCGAAGAGCATCTGCGCCGGACGCTGCGCAAGTTCAACGCCGGGCAGCAGGGCAGCTCGACCCGCATCGCCCGCGTCATGCTGATGAGCGAGCCGCCGGACATCGACGCCGGCGAAATCACCGACAAGGGCTACATCAACCAGCGCGCCGCCCTGCAGCGGCGCCGGAAGCTGGTCGAGCGGCTCTACGCCGAGCCGCCTGCTCCCGGGGTGATCGTGCTTTGA